In Erigeron canadensis isolate Cc75 chromosome 7, C_canadensis_v1, whole genome shotgun sequence, one DNA window encodes the following:
- the LOC122607475 gene encoding rRNA-processing protein FYV7: MKSNVGNPNNYNGGNKKMILKNKKRLGGGVGGLSLDAFANAKSMNDGYNPAIIKKRREFYKNAKYVSKYKKIQKQPNQGESSSQATKLIEDGSQNREGGKTRQWKQKQGKKTEYSLDAIYNKKREEEEKARMEKEAILKAKKEEKEISEARRKARRENMFKRTRSGQPIMKYRIEHLLQTITGSKD; this comes from the exons ATGAAAAGTAATGTTGGAAACCCTAATAATTATAATGGCGGAAACAAGAAGATGATATTGAAGAACAAAAAAAGATTAGGGGGTGGTGTTGGTGGGCTTTCACTTGATGCATTTGCAAATGCTAAATCCATGAATGATGGATATAATCCTGCTATAATTA AGAAGCGAAGGGAGTTCTACAAAAATGCAAAATACGTCAGCAAGTACAAGAAGATACAGAAGCAACCAAACCAAGGGGAAAGTTCTTCCCAAGCTACAAAACTCATAGAG GATGGAAGTCAAAATAGGGAAGGTGGCAAGACACGCCAATGGAAGCAGAAACAAGGGAAGAAGACGGAGTACAGTTTAGATGCAATATATAATAAGAAGCGAGAAGAGGAAGAGAAGGCGAGAATGGAAAAGGAGGCTatattaaaagcaaaaaaagagGAGAAAGAAATATCAGAAGCTCGTCGTAAAGCTCGGAGAGAAAATATGTTCAAGAGAACAAGATCAGGTCAACCAATAATGAAGTACAGGATTGAACATCTGTTGCAGACAATCACAGgctcaaaagattaa
- the LOC122607448 gene encoding bidirectional sugar transporter SWEET9-like isoform X2 has translation MALPAHLLPSIFGILGNIISFCVFLAPLPTFYRIYKKKSTEGFQSVPYSVALFSCMLLLYYGFLKTENGMMIITINSIGCVIETVYIVLFLIYATKESLISTVKLLAIFNIVSYGLIVLTTLFLTKNGPERVAVVGWICAVFSVCVFAAPLSIMRLVIKTKSVEYMPFSLSFFLTLCAVMWFFYGLLIKDYYVATPNVLGFIFGIAQMILYMIYKDRGGHGLVKPMVQPQNGPAPTVVDLGAILEMQEKAKVDLGVKLEIQDKAGAEQGVTVEVQDKPVVGEEVDSDKKEDVAIVYVDLDDKTILPSIVK, from the exons ATGGCTCTCCCTGCTCATCTCTTGCCTTCTATTTTTGGCATTCTTG GCAACATCATCTCGTTCTGTGTATTCTTAGCGCCGTT GCCAACTTTCTATAGGATCTACAAGAAGAAATCAACCGAAGGGTTTCAGTCAGTACCATACTCGGTCGCATTATTCAGTTGCATGTTACTTTTGTACTATGGCTTTCTCAAGACCGAAAATGGCATGATGATCATCACCATCAACTCCATTGGTTGCGTCATTGAAACAGTTTACATTGTTTTGTTTCTCATTTACGCCACTAAAGAGTCTCTG ATATCCACAGTAAAGCTGCTTGCAATATTCAACATAGTATCATATGGGTTGATAGTtcttacaacactttttttaactaaaaatggGCCTGAACGAGTCGCTGTTGTTGGTTGGATCTGTGCCGTGTTTTCAGTTTGCGTTTTCGCTGCTCCTCTTAGTATTATG AGATTGGTTATAAAGACGAAGAGCGTAGAGTACATGCCTTTCTCTTTGTCGTTCTTCCTGACGCTTTGTGCTGTTATGTGGTTCTTTTATGGCCTCTTAATCAAAGATTATTATGTAGCA ACTCCAAATGTGTTAGGGTTCATTTTTGGAATAGCACAAATGATCTTATATATGATCTACAAAGACAGAGGTGGACATGGGCTAGTGAAACCAATGGTTCAACCACAAAATGGGCCAGCACCAACTGTGGTAGACTTAGGGGCAATCTTGGAAATGCAAGAAAAGGCTAAGGTGGATTTAGGGGTAAAATTGGAAATTCAAGACAAAGCCGGAGCTGAGCAAGGGGTAACAGTGGAAGTTCAAGACAAGCCGGTAGTCGGAGAGGAAGTTGATAGTGATAAAAAAGAAGACGTGGCTATAGTCTATGTAGATTTAGATGACAAGACCATTCTACCCTCTATCGTTAAGTAG
- the LOC122607448 gene encoding bidirectional sugar transporter SWEET9-like isoform X1 — protein MNLESHFIFFCFSLFSIGNIISFCVFLAPLPTFYRIYKKKSTEGFQSVPYSVALFSCMLLLYYGFLKTENGMMIITINSIGCVIETVYIVLFLIYATKESLISTVKLLAIFNIVSYGLIVLTTLFLTKNGPERVAVVGWICAVFSVCVFAAPLSIMRLVIKTKSVEYMPFSLSFFLTLCAVMWFFYGLLIKDYYVATPNVLGFIFGIAQMILYMIYKDRGGHGLVKPMVQPQNGPAPTVVDLGAILEMQEKAKVDLGVKLEIQDKAGAEQGVTVEVQDKPVVGEEVDSDKKEDVAIVYVDLDDKTILPSIVK, from the exons ATGAATCTTGAatctcattttatttttttttgtttctcctTGTTTTCAATAGGCAACATCATCTCGTTCTGTGTATTCTTAGCGCCGTT GCCAACTTTCTATAGGATCTACAAGAAGAAATCAACCGAAGGGTTTCAGTCAGTACCATACTCGGTCGCATTATTCAGTTGCATGTTACTTTTGTACTATGGCTTTCTCAAGACCGAAAATGGCATGATGATCATCACCATCAACTCCATTGGTTGCGTCATTGAAACAGTTTACATTGTTTTGTTTCTCATTTACGCCACTAAAGAGTCTCTG ATATCCACAGTAAAGCTGCTTGCAATATTCAACATAGTATCATATGGGTTGATAGTtcttacaacactttttttaactaaaaatggGCCTGAACGAGTCGCTGTTGTTGGTTGGATCTGTGCCGTGTTTTCAGTTTGCGTTTTCGCTGCTCCTCTTAGTATTATG AGATTGGTTATAAAGACGAAGAGCGTAGAGTACATGCCTTTCTCTTTGTCGTTCTTCCTGACGCTTTGTGCTGTTATGTGGTTCTTTTATGGCCTCTTAATCAAAGATTATTATGTAGCA ACTCCAAATGTGTTAGGGTTCATTTTTGGAATAGCACAAATGATCTTATATATGATCTACAAAGACAGAGGTGGACATGGGCTAGTGAAACCAATGGTTCAACCACAAAATGGGCCAGCACCAACTGTGGTAGACTTAGGGGCAATCTTGGAAATGCAAGAAAAGGCTAAGGTGGATTTAGGGGTAAAATTGGAAATTCAAGACAAAGCCGGAGCTGAGCAAGGGGTAACAGTGGAAGTTCAAGACAAGCCGGTAGTCGGAGAGGAAGTTGATAGTGATAAAAAAGAAGACGTGGCTATAGTCTATGTAGATTTAGATGACAAGACCATTCTACCCTCTATCGTTAAGTAG